A window of Pseudochaenichthys georgianus chromosome 11, fPseGeo1.2, whole genome shotgun sequence genomic DNA:
acggatcagctttttactctcgcaaggatcctggagggggcttgggagtacgcttatccggtctacatgtgttttgtagacttggagaaggcgtatgaccgagttcccagggagttactgtgggaggtgctgcgggagtatggggtgagggggtctctactcagggccatccaatctctgtactcccaaagcgagagctgtgtccaggtcctcggcaggaagtcggacccatttccggtgagggttggcctccgccagggctgcactttgtcaccaatcctgtttgtaatatacatggatcggatttcgaggcgtagtcgtgggggagggggtctgcggttcggtggactaaggattgcaccactgctttttgcagatgatgtagttctgatggcttcatcggtctgcgaccttcagcactcactggatcggttcgcaaccgagtgtgaagcggctgggatgaggatcagcacctccaaatctgaggccatggttctcagcaggaaaccgatggacaatccactccaagtagggaatgagtccttaccccaagtgaaggagttcaagtatctcggggtcttgttctcgagtgagggaacaatggagcgtgagatgggccggagaatcggagcagcgggagcggtactgcagtcgctttaccgcaccattgtgatgaaaagggagctgagccagaaggcaaagctctctgtctaccgggccattttcgttcctaccctcacctatggtcatgaaggatgggtcatgaccgaaagaacgagatcgcggatacaagcggccgagatgggtttcctccgccgggtggctggtgtctcccttagggataaggtgagaagttcggtcatcagggagggactcggagttgagccgctcctccttcgcgtcgaaagaagccagttgaggtggttcgggcacctagttaggatttcatttcatttaatttcaaacctttatttaaccagattggtcccattgagatcatagatctctttttcaagggagacctgcagcatataggttccacatgaaacataaaacaataaaggacattatacattatatttacaggatacatagttatagacatttacaagtgcccattgtatcggcaagcatttcatttaccctagctttaaaaacatgcagaggaatgagattgctcagtttcaattcttgctgaagattgttccaagcaagtggagctgcgcacataaaagctgtcttacctgagacagtccttgctcttggcacatctaacaagaccacatcatgtgacctcagacaatagctgcttgcaactctctgtgttatcagcgagcagatataatacgggagtttacccaacaaagctttatagataaaagtgtaccagtgactgagcctccgtacagagagagatggtaaacctgccttggtatacagtgtacagtgatgtgtaagcgctttacaatttgtgacaaatctcagagcactgtgatacgcagcatccaatttgctcaggtaattggcaggtgcattcatatacaacaaatccccatagtccagcacaggtaaaaaggtcacagtgactagccttttcctggcctcaagcgagaaacaggacttgtttctgaaaaagaaacctagcctaaccttcagtttttttagcaggttattgacatgaagtttaaaagagagacaatcatcaagccagatacccaggtatttgtaacaggcaacaacttcaagttttgttccttgcgtagttacaatatctaaaataggctctggagtctttttagcttttgaaaagagcattaccttggttttctcaacatttaaaagaagctttagttcagagagctgagtctgaatagtgttaaaaacagcttgtaatttaacaacagcctctttaatggagggacctgcacaatacattacagtatcgtccgcataaaaatgtaaagtagcttcatccacatcatcacctacactgttaatatatatggagaataaaagtggtcctaaaacagaaccttgtggtacaccattagaaatgtttaaccactcagaagacagcccatcaaaatgaacacattgggacctttcagagaggtagttcacaaaccaccccactgcatggctggatatgcctatactgagtagcctctgctttaagatgcgatgatcaacggtgtcaaacgctttggaaaggtcaataaacagagctgcacaactctgcttattatctaaaatagtagtaatgtcatttaccactttcattgtcgcagtgatggtactgtgtttctttctgaatcctgactgatgtttagacaggataacatttatacataaaaactcctttacttgttcactcactaagcgttcgagcaccttagccagaactgacaatttagagattggcctatagttatttaaaatagttgcctcccctcctttcagtaaaggcaagacataagcagacttccatacttttggaattgtgttcgtgctgagagagaggttaaaaagagaagtaagaggtggagcaataaaatctgcagctatctttaaaaagaaaggttctacgttgtccgggccagccggtttcctaggatctaacttggataatgcttcatgaacaataccaacagttaaaggagtaaaactgaaagggttttccagtccacattgttcagagtcaaggattggagcgttcacaggagccacacagccaaacagagagccacaagacacaaaatgcttattaaaacaatttagcatagtagccctgtctgatataatgccagatgctgtggtaaggcacggaggtagctcatttgggatatcaccagtggaaatcgattttatggctttccaaaatttcctagggttattcaggttttctgtggtaaccgacaaatagtactttgatttagcactttttatttgggatgtgaagctatttcttagctgcctaaaacgtagccattccacctctgagcctgatttcctagcctttgcccaagcattatttctctcatgaaggagactggacagctcagcagaaaaccagggattgtttcgtcccttcactctaaatttacgcagaggtgcatgtctatctataattttcataaaaccaagataaaaataagaccatgcagtttctacatcagcacacaaattgattctaccccaatcaaaatcaaacagatcatgtaaaaaaccctgctccacaaagtgttttttgtctctctttgtgatgacacgtggtttaaccttttggaccttagtgtccctaattgtggctacaacacagtggtcactcagatcattagcaaatactcccacagatgagtatttatgtggaacatttgttaaaattagatcaattaaggaggatttatttggggacttaatatttgggcgagtaggactgtctgtaatctgggtaaaattcaaagaggtacacaggtttttaaaatcctctgacacagaagttaaccagtcccaattaaaatcaccaagcagcactatttccttttaggaaagttgcgataacagttttgccaatgacgataaagagtccttgacagccgaaggggccctgtagcagcccaccaccatgagctgttgaccctttgttacctcaatattcacggctaaaaattcgagctgtttactaacagatttggaaaccatattcgttacacaaaacttatttttcacataaatggcaacgccaccaccttttttaggccggtcagtacgatatacactgtaaccatttatgtaaatgtcagaggccaaaatggatttatctagccacgtttctgataagacaatgacatcagtatcagtagaactcgcccaaatacggacaaaatctaatttaggtaacagactacgcacatttaaatgaattaaacctagcccagatctagatataaaatcagcaggagtagctatttgactaatactgctcggtggacctggatttggctgtacatttcctgatggtaacaacaataaaaataccaagcaccttttcctcttaatcaacacacatacattgcaacctgggcgcctccctagggaggtgttccaggcacgtccagctgggaagagaccaaggggtagacctaggaccaggtggagggattatatctcttcgctggcctgggagcgccttgggatcccccagtcagagctggttgatttcgccagggaaaagaaagtttggggctctctgctggaactgctacccccgcgacccgaccacggataagcgggagaagatggatggatggatggatgatagtttgtgttatagaatcgcaatcatacacttcaggccgttcttgaacgtcattattggtacgacaGTACTGCGGCAGGACCGAGGCGCTTGCGCCGAGGTCCGTACGCCTGTACTGGAGTCAAGAACGGCCTCTCGTGTGATTGCTTAAATCAATCATATCACAAGAATGGTTTACTCAAACAGCCAATGTAATATAAAACACTTTAAAACAAGTACAGAAGTAGCGTGCCTAAAACTGTTTTTGCAAGTGTATTGAATTGTTTTATCTTAATGAAAACGCATGTGTTTGTGACGGAGTGAGCACATAACAGTATGATTATTCTGAAAGCAGGATAGACAAACATGCACACAGTCTCTAATACCATAGCCAACAAAAAGGACTTGTAACAAAAGAAAAACTCAAATGAACATTCAAACTTGAatcttgtttttctttgtcCTAAAGATATTCACAAAACCAATAACAGTAAAAAagacagtattgagtatgtaagtcgctttggataaaagcgtctaacataagtgacatgtaatggaatataacaacagggtgaaacaaaaacatatttttgctCTCCAATTACTTCAATAAATCCcaaatgttttctgttttcactTTCTTCATTTTACCCTGAGAAttgcaacaaaaacaaacaagtttCTTGAACAACTGAAAGTAACCCTTTGTGAGAAAGTCTGATTTACAAAATGGTCATTTAGGGGTTTGAGATATCGCTCTTTTACCTTACAGTTTTTTGCACAGGACTTAAGAACTCAGAGGTGACAGGAAATCAGAAAATCAACAGCACTCAGTTGCCACCCTGACAGCACAGCAGCACCTGTAGACAATCAGCTCATTAGGCCCTGATTGGCTGCAAGCTGCAATAAAGCCTCCTTTCTGCTGCTCAGACAAGCAGAGCAAGCCACTTTGGGGCTACTGGTTCTTTGCTGCTGTGTtggaacagagagagagaatcaTGACTTGTGGAGTTCATTTGGGGTAAGTTTCTGCAGATATGCAAAGTTAATTGTTGTTCGCTGTCTGCGTTCTCTGATGTTTACATCTTTTCTGTGCAGGATTGTCCTTATTGTCTTGGTTCAAGCAGAGCATGTGCGCTGTTTGTGGGCTTCAAAAGGTGAGCTAAGCACAACATTTCACTTAAGTGCTGTGAATGACTATAGCTGTGGCTTTAATATTCTTCTTTTTCTGTAGCAGCTCAGAGCAAGAACAACAACACATATGTTGGCTTCAGGCAAAATAATCGGGAAGCTGGTGACGACTATCTCCAGAATCGACTCAGACCGGCCCTAAGGAGAAACTTAGACATACCTTCAGCTGTGGGCAGTCGTTTTAGCTGGGGGCCTTCTATTGGTGGCTACACACAAACTGTTTCACAGCCAGCTAAAAGTGGCTTGGCTAAAGTCAGGTTAGTGCAGGGCAGCTCGGTGTCAAAACCTAACTTGAATCGTGTGCCTAAACAGCGTGTTTATGGCCTTTCTACTGCTATTGCCGGTAGCTATTCTCTGAGTAAGAGCAGCAACAAGGACGAGGGGAAGTCTTCCAGCCTGTTTGGTGCCGGCGCTCCTGAGCCAAACCAAATCCCTGCACGGACCAAAACTTCCTCCAGTGTTCGCGCTAAGCTAGTGTCTAAAACGGATAAACCTTCCCGTCCCTCAGCTTCTAAAAACCCCAGCCAGACTGAGGTTGTGAACCCATACAAACTGTTTTCAGGGAATGCAGGAAATGCCCGAGGAAGCTACAAGGCTACTTCCATGGCCTCAAGTTATGGCACTTCTCTTGAGTCCAATGTAGGAAATGGTCCCATCTTCAAGCCTCGCAGTTACTCGACGAGCGACGACTCCAAATCGTCCAGAGAGAGAACCTCTGGTAAGAAGTTAGCCCCGACCAAGACCCACATCATCCCTGATAAATATGGTGGCTATGCTATCAGACGGCTGAAGGCTCCTGGGCAGGAGAAAGTGAGTGTCAGGAAGCCCCAACAGGCCTACCAGACTCCCATCAAGGTCTACGTGACCCCTCAGCGGAAAGCAACAAACAAGGCCTACAATGCTCCCAACAAGGCCTATACTGCTCCCCAGCAGCAGGCTCCCAACAGGGCCTACGAGACTCCCAAGAGGACTCCCAACAGGGCCCACAAGACTCCCAACAGGACACCCTACAAGGCCTACGAGACTCCCAACAGGACTCCCAACAGGGCCTACGAGACTACCAACAGGACCCCCAACAGGCCCTACGGGACTCCCAAGAAGGCCTACGTAGCCCCTCAGCGGCAAGCAACGAACCAGCCCTACGAGGCTCCCAACAGGGCCTACGTGGCCCCTCAGAGGCAGGCTGAACCCCAGGCCTACATCTTTCCTCAGGTTGCTCCTCCCAAACCTCAAGTCCCGAGTGCTCACATAAATGCCAAATGGTTTCGTGTCGGTCCAAAGTGGGGACAATAGCAGGTGAGTACTGTGCTCGCTTTCTTGCTGTTCTATACATTAACTTAAACCTGGTGACTAATGTGTGTTTGTTCTTACAGGTGCAGCTGGTGTCCTCGGatgaatattttatttttaaatacattaaTTTACCACCTGGTTGTGTCTTTACTTCGCCTTGTCTTGTGGGATGGTGAATGCCTAAGCATGAGTGCTTGTGGATGTAAGCTTGGTGCCCTCTAGTGTCTAAAAGGTGTGCAtttgggcttaacaggttaatactTTACAGCGCTGACAAAAGATTGTGAAAATCCCCTTGGCAAAAACAAATGTCTTAATAGTTCTAGTTTAAACTATTGCAAATGTACAAAAGTGTGAGCTATCTGCTTGTGTGGCACACTGGTTCTTAAAACAATGCAGTGTTTGCTTTTGAGttggactttttactttgaccttTACCAGTGGCACTCTTTATAATGTGACTCTTAGGTTTTAGCTCAAGTGGTAAAATATCTTATCACTTTAAGGGGCTCTCACTAAATGTACAAGTCAATTGATAGACATTGAGCACCAAACTTAAAACATGTGATTCCTTATCCCAATGTCTGCACTTGGAACTTTGAAAGTTCCTCAACTTGAATGCAAAGTGTACATGCTATGTAGACTGTGGCCATATTGGATTAAATGTTTATAATATATTGCCTTATAACATGGTAGTCTGAAGAAACTTTTAATGTAAAGATATAAAAACCTTGCTTCTTTCAACATTACACTTTGTAAACCAGTCTCTCTCAGGGGCGTttcctggacctggaaacatttggggcggagccagagattttcttttgggtgtgctgtggggtagcttgacgtttcatggagggtgctcaaacatttagggtttcccattaaggtaccgggcgctacagtggaatgttctactgcaacactccccacacacagtacacccgcgactgttacaatgaaggctcgataatcagctcaggCCATataggggtaaagtgctatcttttagtatttcataactgtttttaattttttctctttgttttataactataatggtcatatgaaggtgtgccttgGAATAATCTTTTACATACtaattgcattcactgaacacgggaaattacaatcctgctGTCCTCTCTATAGTGTCATGAGGTGCAGGTGAatcacggttaatgtattatatttccggggctacagaaaaaacattctgGGCTCTATCAATATCTCTGTCCCTGATATGTAAGTTGCAAATCCAAAGTGCCTCATTTTCATATGTAAAATTCAACCtggtctcaccagaatgcgtgactccactaGTGATGctcaaagagccggctcttttaagtgaacgatgggagccggctctcgcccgcgaacgagccgttttttgttttgttttgcggagggatctagatcggcatgcaGGCACATTATgcgatgtgcaatgtggacattatcccgcttattacacatggccacattctcaacaaagtaatgacatgactcccaatattaattgaaatgcttgtatggatttagaaaatgattttattgatttaaaaaatagttttatgtattgatttaaattgacatgcatccgctaagaaaagtagtccattgttactgtttgaactaacgtagcaacggcaggaactgtttcgatagtgtttttgaggagctttttgattacagatttgaaaacatcgttgcttgctttaaaagtagcacaattcatgatgtcaaaccttgggaagtatctagatatccctgccctaatgccaaaggaactggcaactgaatatgtgtcgccgtttgatgtctatgtctggaccgctgcgtaaaaaggagggtttctgccccattacttctcttcttacatctataagaataaaacacggaggacggagatatctttttgtccccctcttctccccgctgcagcccagcagctgatctcaaagcacgctcccctctcctgcagggagaaaaactatatttatatactttatataggttgatacagtagccccttttttaaaatagtctttataggtgttgccatttgttttgtgtagcgtggttctacaagcaagtcaatgcattcatt
This region includes:
- the LOC117455586 gene encoding uncharacterized protein isoform X1, whose translation is MTCGVHLGIVLIVLVQAEHVRCLWASKAAQSKNNNTYVGFRQNNREAGDDYLQNRLRPALRRNLDIPSAVGSRFSWGPSIGGYTQTVSQPAKSGLAKVRLVQGSSVSKPNLNRVPKQRVYGLSTAIAGSYSLSKSSNKDEGKSSSLFGAGAPEPNQIPARTKTSSSVRAKLVSKTDKPSRPSASKNPSQTEVVNPYKLFSGNAGNARGSYKATSMASSYGTSLESNVGNGPIFKPRSYSTSDDSKSSRERTSGKKLAPTKTHIIPDKYGGYAIRRLKAPGQEKVSVRKPQQAYQTPIKVYVTPQRKATNKAYNAPNKAYTAPQQQAPNRAYETPKRTPNRAHKTPNRTPYKAYETPNRTPNRAYETTNRTPNRPYGTPKKAYVAPQRQATNQPYEAPNRAYVAPQRQAEPQAYIFPQVAPPKPQVPSAHINAKWFRVGPKWGQ
- the LOC117455586 gene encoding uncharacterized protein isoform X2, whose product is MTCGVHLGIVLIVLVQAEHVRCLWASKAQSKNNNTYVGFRQNNREAGDDYLQNRLRPALRRNLDIPSAVGSRFSWGPSIGGYTQTVSQPAKSGLAKVRLVQGSSVSKPNLNRVPKQRVYGLSTAIAGSYSLSKSSNKDEGKSSSLFGAGAPEPNQIPARTKTSSSVRAKLVSKTDKPSRPSASKNPSQTEVVNPYKLFSGNAGNARGSYKATSMASSYGTSLESNVGNGPIFKPRSYSTSDDSKSSRERTSGKKLAPTKTHIIPDKYGGYAIRRLKAPGQEKVSVRKPQQAYQTPIKVYVTPQRKATNKAYNAPNKAYTAPQQQAPNRAYETPKRTPNRAHKTPNRTPYKAYETPNRTPNRAYETTNRTPNRPYGTPKKAYVAPQRQATNQPYEAPNRAYVAPQRQAEPQAYIFPQVAPPKPQVPSAHINAKWFRVGPKWGQ